The Pyrus communis chromosome 12, drPyrComm1.1, whole genome shotgun sequence genomic sequence CTCATGGAAGTAACCCTTCTAAAAGAAAGCAACAAAATTTAAACATATTATATGAAAAGCAATTGGCTTACCTCCACAGTCAGTAAGAATGTCATGGCTGCCAAAACTGGAAAAACGTACATGGCATCTGGGGTTGTAAGATCAAGAAACCAGTAGGCACCGCCAGTTTTAAAGGATGGCACTTTCTCTGCCATGTTACCTATCTgccaaaccaaaaacaaagctATACTAAGACCTCCAAAGACCACAACCAAAATCAAACTTCATCAGTTCGAAGGTGTTAAGAGAAAGATCTTACAGCAAGGAAAAAGCTGATGAATACAGGACCTTGAATCAAAAGTCCCTTCATTGGAGTCAATGGGGTTACACCATATCTGCAAACCCGATAtcataataaataaaatgaaaattttcaggaTGATTTGGGAGGCATAATGATGGGAAGACAATTAATACAAAAACAATGGATAATAAGGAACAAGTTTTTATCCCAGCTAACTGCACTGGATCTCATATTTCATTTGTCAAAACATAATATTTGGAAAACCAAAGTATGGGGGAAGGACACGAAAGAGTTCAAAGCAGCCAACAAAGAATTTGTACATAAATTTCCGATTGGTGCATAAGATTTATGACCAAAAGTCTATTACAGCTGAGACACCTAACGAAAAGGAATCACGTAACTACCAAGTAATGCTTTTTAAAGCTTCATTTTATATACTTCTGTCTTAGCTGAAACATAACTACATGAAAACAGATATAGAAGGCAACAAACAACGAAATTTCTGTACATTTCTTAGTCTCGAAGAAAAGGTTGCTTACTCCTTAAATAGCTTCTTTGTTTTCTGTTGAAATTCAAGCTGAGCAGAACGATCTGAACCCTGATAAAAGAGTAAAGAGCATTGATAAACATACTCGAAAGAGTAATTTCTTAGGCTCCTAGACAGCTCACTAACACAATCCATGCCCTGGATGGTGTTCTCTAAATTTGTCTAGTAGAAAGAATCATTTCGTAAAGTGCGCACCATCCTATTACATTCATTGGTCATATGATCAAGTAGAAgtagacaagcacaacaaaatgAGTGTCTATCAAAGAGATTGCTGTAACAAAGGTGACCTTGCTAATTCcactacatacatacatacatacatacatacatatatctatatatatatatatatatctatatcttAAGGCAAGGACATTAGATAGGAATGACCTGGGCAGGAGAGGCTAAGGGATTAACACGTATTCACAACAGTTTTGTAAGTTAATAAGTGGTAGCAGAATAAGGAAGAACCAGACATCATACCCTGTCTTGCATCTCTTGCTTCAATTCTTCGAGTTGAGGCTTCATGAGCTGCAGAAAGCACAAAAGTCAAACAGAAGAACCACCTCCAGGCGAGAAAATGAACGCTTACTAAATTATGAGCACAGTCGCTTAAAGCTTGTAAAATATGATGCACTGAGAGACTATAAGAGGTGGTTAACATGCTTGGTGTGATCGTACAAGTTTAGAAGAAATGCACTAACAACAACAAACTTACAGAGAGTTTTGAGGTTGCTTTAAGTTGATTAATCAAAAGCGGAACCGTGGCAGTCCGAATCAAAAGAGTTGTTATCACTATGGCGGCCCACCTGAAGAGTAACCGACacaatacatatatacacaatcATACTGTAATACACTGCCAAAACCGAACATACAACtgtgaattcataaaaaatagatTAAGAGACTGCTCTAACTAATCTAGTCACATCATCATTGAGCTCTACCGTCTTTAACAAGATGTTAACAATAATCAACTAACTTTAACAAACTCAGAGTTATGATCTGCTATCTATGAGGTCTATGGTTTCATCTAGTGAGTTACTCCCTtcacttttttcaatttaaatcattcacaaattaaataattggtttaatatcacaacaaaaaatttaaatttaacaaaaaagcaTGTGCAAATAGCTTTCTAACCAATTCAAGCCAGTGTGAACATGCACAGCTTCAATAAAGTACTGCAAGCCCTTAACTGGCAACCACGAATCCGCGGCAGCAACCGCCACCTCGCTCATTGCCGGTACCTGAGAAGTCAAGCCTTCGATCCCAGTGTCGGATAAAACTCCCGATACATCACTCAACAGCTCAACCTTCTCCGAAGCCGACGACATGGATCGAGAGAACGCGAATCCCGAAGTGGACGAAAGCAGAGCATTCGAAATCCTCCTATCCTGAGCGAACCCACCGCCGAAACCCGACACTCTGCTCAAATTGTTTCCGAAAAACCGCTTCTGGTTGAGAAATTGATTCAATATCGGCGAAGCAGATGCGTGCTCGGAAACGACATCTTGCTTGCGGTCGTCGTCGCGGAGGATGTGAGTGACGGACGGATGGTACTGATGCCGTCGAGCTATACTGCTCGTCGTCGTGAGGCTCCGCCGGTAAGCCATTGATGTATATGAATACCTCTATCCGGCAAGATTTGAAATGAATTAGGGAGAAAAGATGGAATCTTTAAACCCTAATAAAACCCTAATAACAAATTCTCCAGGAAAATGGGATCTTGAATcggattgaatttttttattgggttGACCGTTGGAGCGTacgagagagggggagagagagaggagagagaaagaggacaggagggagggagggagggagagagagagagagagagagtccggGATTTTCTGTTCGAGAGTGGTGGAACTGAGATGAAGCAGAGCAATGGCGGCGCAGGTAGGTTTGTGCCCGCGTTTGTTCGTTGGCCTTTTAGTAGTTGAAGGGTATATTAGTCTTTTAATGTTATATTTTTTGAAAGGATTTGGAAAAATAATTTCGGAAAATctttgagagatttttttatattCACCTAATTACCCCAACGTCACATAAAATTATTTCATGATAAGCTATTCtgttaaagatttttttttttacaaacgatatcATTAGCGGGTTAAATGGTTAGTTACTAGGAGAGAAGATGATTGGTTATGATCGAGTTTATTTCGGAATGTATagacataattattttttaccaCTACGAAATAAAACACTATTTGCTTAGAGACTTGAGTGTGTGCcacgttgaaatttgattttgagcaaaaagaaagaaaaaaaaaaaaacttagaagtGAATTTTTACCGCTAGACTTGTTAGTTTATGCCAATTTGCAATTCGTTTTACAAGGTGGTTTTGAGACTTCTAAAACCTAATCATCTTAGATTTATATTTAGAGAGATTCTACAAATATATATTCATGTTAATATCTTTCTCTTCACGTAAAAAGATTAGTCGCTTATTAGAAGATTATCAACTTCCGACCATAGCAAAAGATGTCAACATGTGCATGCAAATTTAGAGTTGGAATTGTAAGTAC encodes the following:
- the LOC137710725 gene encoding mitochondrial inner membrane protein OXA1-like, producing the protein MAYRRSLTTTSSIARRHQYHPSVTHILRDDDRKQDVVSEHASASPILNQFLNQKRFFGNNLSRVSGFGGGFAQDRRISNALLSSTSGFAFSRSMSSASEKVELLSDVSGVLSDTGIEGLTSQVPAMSEVAVAAADSWLPVKGLQYFIEAVHVHTGLNWWAAIVITTLLIRTATVPLLINQLKATSKLSLMKPQLEELKQEMQDRGSDRSAQLEFQQKTKKLFKEYGVTPLTPMKGLLIQGPVFISFFLAIGNMAEKVPSFKTGGAYWFLDLTTPDAMYVFPVLAAMTFLLTVECNLQEGMEGNPAAGTMKNVSRGLAVLTVPFTMSFPKAVFCYWVTSNLFSLSYGLVLKYTGLKEALGIPKPPPYTAPPQGSQPAFSLLSTLKQVAEGARGSTSSPGDASKVQDRSISSSSSSSVLSQRIKSLQKQVKGRKRNKKR